A stretch of Microbulbifer bruguierae DNA encodes these proteins:
- the ccoS gene encoding cbb3-type cytochrome oxidase assembly protein CcoS — protein sequence MDSIFLLVPIVIVFVAGALKLFFWAVNSGQYDDLETEGRRILFDDEPRANSDRREQPDTSDADTNGSGDSEVGPR from the coding sequence GTGGACAGTATTTTCCTGCTGGTCCCCATTGTTATCGTATTTGTTGCCGGTGCCTTGAAACTGTTTTTCTGGGCGGTAAACAGCGGGCAGTACGACGACCTGGAAACGGAAGGTCGTCGTATCCTGTTCGACGATGAGCCGCGAGCGAATAGTGATCGTCGTGAACAGCCTGATACCAGTGATGCTGACACAAACGGATCCGGTGATTCGGAAGTGGGGCCGCGTTAA
- a CDS encoding sulfite exporter TauE/SafE family protein: MADWSYLAAALAIGFFGSSHCIGMCGGISGALGLAVPGQKPAWPRLIGYSAGRVASYGAMGLLVGALGAYLATDIANSLAPLRLVAGLMLIAMALYLADWWRGLVWLERGGAVLWRAIQPLSRRLLPVHSTPQAIALGALWGWLPCGLVYSALAFALAQGSSEQAALAMLAFGLGTVPAVLATGAAAAQLRTLVQKPGVRLGMALLVLLFGLWTLWGAAGHGHDHGSGTHRDHGDGHHEHHQRVPEEPAGEVPMPGTGHPHHEGHHEGFHHHSGAGSGD, from the coding sequence ATGGCGGATTGGAGTTATCTGGCGGCTGCGCTGGCAATTGGCTTTTTCGGCAGCAGCCATTGTATTGGCATGTGCGGGGGCATCTCCGGTGCGCTGGGGCTTGCGGTTCCAGGGCAGAAACCGGCCTGGCCGCGACTGATCGGCTATTCCGCCGGCCGGGTGGCGAGCTACGGGGCGATGGGCTTGCTGGTCGGTGCGCTGGGGGCCTATCTGGCCACGGATATTGCCAACAGCCTTGCGCCCTTGCGGCTGGTGGCCGGGTTGATGTTGATTGCCATGGCCTTGTATCTGGCGGACTGGTGGCGCGGGCTGGTGTGGCTGGAGCGTGGCGGTGCCGTGCTTTGGCGTGCGATACAGCCGCTCTCCAGGCGACTGTTGCCGGTCCATTCCACTCCCCAGGCGATTGCACTGGGCGCGTTGTGGGGGTGGCTGCCCTGTGGTCTGGTTTACAGTGCTCTGGCATTCGCGCTGGCACAGGGGAGCAGTGAACAGGCGGCACTGGCGATGTTGGCTTTCGGCCTGGGCACGGTGCCGGCAGTGCTCGCCACCGGCGCCGCTGCCGCACAATTGCGCACCCTGGTGCAGAAGCCGGGCGTCCGGCTCGGGATGGCGCTGCTGGTTCTGTTGTTTGGGTTGTGGACGCTGTGGGGCGCTGCAGGGCATGGTCACGACCACGGCAGTGGCACACACCGCGATCACGGTGACGGGCACCACGAGCACCACCAACGCGTTCCGGAGGAGCCGGCTGGCGAAGTGCCGATGCCGGGTACTGGTCACCCGCATCATGAAGGTCACCATGAGGGGTTCCACCATCATTCCGGCGCCGGGAGTGGCGACTGA
- a CDS encoding isoprenylcysteine carboxylmethyltransferase family protein, which produces MKRIKNANNRDGGGHGARKSPVQAQRAQSATGVLPSCPDSPTSIWINLCALGISLLAVVWLREYGQDLHIKTQSLVIVAVALALPIILLEWLFLKPHRNPSAGLDFRRKNHSLRRTAVKLLGFYLSVGSVAFVYWLFPEYHGSFYDNYYAVVRAVLPWWLLLAVPYFYLLDGAMAQPKDGYWQLGSWLLGQRSGISGKTIGQLYLGWLVKLFFLPLMFVYLGNNLTTLLGFDFARLTNNFKAVFDFTFNFLFYIDLLFVTVGYVCTLRLFDSHIRTAEPSFLGWGVALIGYQPFWSLFSGTYLKYDEVPAWGYWFWNTPLVYGIWGSVILLLIAIYVWASIPFGIRFSNLTHRGILTNGPYRYTKHPAYISKNLSWWMISMPFMVSASAPEALRHSLLLLMVNFIYFMRARTEERHLSWDPTYVAYAQYIAERGTFAFLGRWFPRLQFGNGRLFFAGANAEPPAPMVSGSQVSTNPAST; this is translated from the coding sequence ATGAAAAGAATAAAAAACGCAAACAATCGCGATGGTGGTGGCCACGGCGCCAGGAAGTCTCCGGTGCAGGCACAGAGGGCGCAGAGCGCGACGGGGGTGCTCCCCAGCTGCCCGGATTCCCCCACCAGTATCTGGATTAACCTCTGTGCGCTGGGGATTTCCCTGCTGGCGGTTGTCTGGTTGCGGGAATACGGTCAGGACCTGCACATCAAAACCCAGTCTCTGGTGATTGTCGCGGTGGCGCTGGCGCTTCCGATCATCCTGCTCGAGTGGCTGTTCCTCAAACCCCACCGCAATCCCTCCGCGGGTCTCGACTTTCGCCGCAAAAACCACAGTCTGCGCCGTACGGCGGTAAAACTGCTGGGTTTCTATCTGAGCGTGGGGTCGGTGGCCTTTGTGTACTGGCTGTTCCCCGAGTACCACGGCTCCTTCTATGACAATTACTACGCGGTGGTACGCGCGGTACTTCCCTGGTGGTTGCTGCTGGCGGTACCGTATTTTTATCTGCTCGACGGCGCTATGGCGCAACCTAAAGACGGTTACTGGCAACTGGGCAGTTGGCTGCTGGGACAGCGCTCCGGTATTTCCGGCAAGACGATCGGTCAGCTGTATCTGGGCTGGCTGGTAAAGCTGTTTTTCCTGCCACTGATGTTCGTATATCTGGGCAACAACCTGACGACCCTGCTGGGATTTGATTTCGCGCGCCTGACCAACAATTTTAAAGCGGTGTTCGATTTCACCTTTAATTTTCTGTTCTATATCGACCTGCTGTTCGTCACCGTGGGTTATGTGTGCACGCTGAGACTGTTCGACTCCCATATCCGCACCGCGGAGCCGAGCTTTCTCGGTTGGGGGGTGGCGCTGATCGGTTACCAGCCGTTTTGGAGCCTGTTTTCCGGCACCTATCTTAAATATGACGAGGTCCCTGCCTGGGGCTACTGGTTCTGGAATACGCCGCTGGTGTATGGCATCTGGGGCAGTGTGATTCTGCTACTGATCGCTATCTACGTATGGGCGAGTATTCCCTTTGGCATCCGGTTCTCCAATCTCACACACCGGGGCATCCTGACCAACGGGCCTTACCGTTACACCAAGCACCCCGCCTACATCAGCAAGAATCTGTCCTGGTGGATGATTTCCATGCCATTTATGGTCAGTGCCAGCGCCCCCGAGGCGCTGCGTCATTCCTTGCTGTTGTTGATGGTGAACTTTATCTATTTCATGCGCGCGCGCACCGAAGAGCGGCACTTGTCCTGGGATCCCACCTATGTCGCCTACGCGCAGTATATTGCCGAGCGCGGAACCTTTGCGTTCCTGGGGCGCTGGTTCCCGCGCTTGCAGTTTGGCAATGGCCGACTGTTCTTCGCCGGTGCCAATGCAGAGCCACCAGCGCCGATGGTGTCTGGAAGCCAGGTTTCTACCAATCCGGCAAGTACCTGA
- a CDS encoding GtrA family protein — MQRYDRTVYLKQLLGRFGRFAAVGGVATALHYLLLVALVELFGVDEILSSAIAFSISSVANYFLNFYLTFAADLPHRQALPKFVLVAGLGLVVNTLCFTLLLPFLPYLLAQAGATLVTLASNFLLQQFWIYRGPQWNS; from the coding sequence ATGCAGCGGTATGACAGAACCGTGTATCTGAAGCAGTTGCTGGGGCGGTTCGGGCGCTTTGCCGCAGTTGGTGGAGTGGCCACGGCGCTGCACTACCTCTTGCTGGTGGCGCTGGTTGAATTGTTCGGGGTGGACGAAATTCTTTCTTCGGCGATTGCCTTCAGTATTTCCTCAGTGGCGAATTACTTTCTTAACTTTTATCTCACATTTGCCGCGGACCTCCCTCACCGTCAGGCACTGCCTAAGTTTGTGTTGGTGGCGGGCCTGGGACTCGTGGTCAATACCCTGTGTTTCACTCTGTTGCTGCCGTTTTTGCCGTATCTGCTGGCGCAGGCCGGGGCAACACTGGTGACATTGGCAAGCAATTTCCTCTTGCAGCAATTCTGGATTTACCGGGGGCCACAATGGAATTCCTGA
- a CDS encoding glycosyltransferase family 2 protein, which translates to MEFLKDGVTTSAGDLAQQAQLPSLAIVVPCYNEEEVLEDTTGELLHTLDRLQHGGQISAASKLYFVDDGSRDATWPMLEKLAAENPRIVAVALSRNRGHQNALYAGLAQTSEDMVVSIDADLQDGPENIAAMIAAYRQGSEVVYGVREQRDSDTWFKRVTAEGYYRVMQALGVDLVFNHADFRLMSRRAVDTLLQYPETNLFLRGMVRELGFTATTVCYTRRARLAGESKYPLRRMLSLAWKGVTAFSIAPLRAITLLGLISGGLALGLIAWVLFVKMFSGSVVPGWASIMVPVLFIGSVQLLCLGVIGEYLGKIYEEVKRRPRFHVRDVVGAEPALDQGPEQEVRFRATPRVPVHKPVTTGSGP; encoded by the coding sequence ATGGAATTCCTGAAGGACGGCGTTACAACTTCTGCCGGCGATCTGGCGCAACAAGCACAGCTGCCATCGCTGGCAATCGTGGTTCCCTGCTACAACGAGGAAGAGGTGCTGGAAGATACCACCGGCGAGTTGTTGCATACACTGGATCGCCTGCAACACGGCGGGCAGATCAGTGCTGCGTCAAAGCTGTACTTTGTTGACGACGGCAGCAGGGATGCGACCTGGCCAATGCTGGAAAAGCTGGCGGCAGAAAACCCGCGGATTGTTGCGGTGGCGCTATCCCGAAACCGCGGACACCAGAATGCGCTCTATGCGGGGTTGGCGCAGACCTCCGAAGATATGGTGGTAAGTATCGATGCCGATCTGCAGGATGGGCCCGAGAATATTGCCGCAATGATCGCCGCCTATCGGCAGGGGAGCGAGGTGGTGTACGGGGTGCGCGAACAGCGCGACAGCGATACCTGGTTCAAACGAGTGACGGCGGAAGGCTATTACCGCGTTATGCAGGCCCTGGGCGTGGACCTGGTGTTCAACCATGCGGATTTCCGCCTGATGTCACGGCGGGCAGTGGATACCCTGCTGCAATATCCGGAAACCAACCTGTTTCTGCGCGGTATGGTTCGGGAGCTTGGCTTTACCGCGACGACCGTGTGCTATACCCGCAGGGCGCGGCTGGCCGGTGAGAGTAAATATCCGTTGCGGCGTATGTTGTCGCTGGCGTGGAAGGGGGTGACCGCATTTTCCATTGCACCACTGCGGGCCATCACACTGCTGGGGCTTATTTCCGGCGGACTGGCGCTGGGGCTGATTGCCTGGGTACTGTTTGTGAAAATGTTTTCGGGCAGCGTGGTGCCCGGTTGGGCGTCAATTATGGTCCCGGTACTGTTTATCGGCAGTGTGCAGTTGCTCTGCCTGGGGGTGATTGGTGAGTACCTGGGCAAAATCTACGAAGAGGTCAAGCGTCGTCCGCGCTTCCATGTGCGTGACGTTGTTGGGGCGGAGCCGGCATTGGATCAGGGCCCGGAGCAGGAAGTGCGGTTCCGCGCGACACCGCGAGTGCCCGTACACAAGCCGGTAACCACGGGTTCCGGGCCGTAA
- the nadC gene encoding carboxylating nicotinate-nucleotide diphosphorylase, whose amino-acid sequence MTPSSTAIPNLVEDIRRAVSNALAEDIGDGDITAQLIPAERQARARVITREDCVFCGKAWVDEVFHQLDPQLTINWLVEDGDHVSAKSTLFELQGNARTILSGERCALNFVQTLSGTATTAAEYAALASGSEIRILDTRKTIPGLRTAQKYAVLCGGCSNHRIGLYDAFLIKENHIAAAGGIKNAISQAHQIKPGALVEVEVETLAELQQALDAGADVIMLDEFTDEMTAEALKLARGRAKIEISGSVDEARLKQLSGLAVDYISSGSLTKHLRAIDLSLRLLSD is encoded by the coding sequence ATGACCCCCTCCTCCACCGCCATCCCCAACCTAGTCGAGGACATCCGCCGGGCGGTTTCCAATGCCCTGGCCGAAGACATCGGCGATGGCGACATTACCGCACAACTGATCCCCGCAGAGCGGCAGGCCCGGGCGCGAGTGATCACCCGCGAGGACTGTGTATTCTGCGGCAAAGCCTGGGTAGATGAGGTATTCCACCAGCTGGACCCGCAACTCACGATCAATTGGCTGGTAGAAGATGGCGACCACGTCAGCGCCAAAAGCACCTTGTTTGAACTTCAGGGCAACGCCAGAACTATTCTTTCTGGCGAGCGCTGTGCGCTGAATTTCGTGCAGACGCTGTCCGGCACGGCCACCACCGCGGCCGAATATGCCGCCCTCGCCTCTGGCTCAGAGATCAGGATTCTCGATACCCGCAAAACCATTCCCGGTCTGCGCACAGCACAAAAATATGCGGTGCTTTGTGGCGGCTGTAGCAATCACCGCATTGGCCTCTACGATGCTTTCCTGATCAAGGAAAACCATATCGCGGCAGCGGGCGGTATTAAAAATGCCATCTCCCAGGCACACCAGATCAAACCCGGTGCCCTGGTAGAGGTGGAAGTGGAAACCCTCGCTGAACTGCAACAGGCCCTGGATGCCGGCGCCGATGTCATCATGCTGGATGAATTCACCGACGAGATGACTGCCGAAGCGCTCAAGCTCGCCCGCGGCCGCGCGAAAATTGAAATCTCCGGCAGTGTCGATGAAGCGCGACTAAAACAGTTATCCGGGCTGGCGGTGGATTACATATCTTCCGGCAGTCTTACCAAGCACCTGCGTGCCATCGACCTGTCTCTGCGACTGCTTTCTGACTGA
- a CDS encoding DUF1631 domain-containing protein, translated as MKDSHSTKVISLHEAQREHHEANRISRLPAQVAAVSEKARGILVEKAKQVFAKVDDSLFAMAEKAHGRDEQDGLFQALRLLRVERRKVVEQFADNFARAFLVKDPAKVDEDPYSADNLSLVHNDDLEQLVAVDTMVAHAKRAFAEPLTEIALRLNTLLSVKIYEKNNPLGPDVICDAFVEASRELDLHIRARLTLLKKFEQLVMLDLGKLYDQCNDLLIEQGVLPSLRQQRRNGRPSRPGQPQPAQGAVVTAGVVAAQPQTGNLGTAMGGASTAGAATGVHGLVPLGTGVVPMGAQDLLSHLGALQTLVPQNYAEGGIELLNINHLLQQRLVDSQQSAALAKMDSDIIKLVEMLFSFILEDRNLAEPIKSQLGRLQLPLLKVAIADKSFFSKGGHPARRLLNELADAATGWQAKADHESDPLFKKISEVVARVLAEFDRDINIFSLLLESFREFIQRERKRAQKLEQRIVDEADGKAKAQAARARVAAVMDALMAERDLPPVVGEWLEKVWSNMLFLTCIKEGTNSESWSRDVRTARDLVWSVHAPMPESRKQLLGLLPALQERLKVGVDTVSLNSFDARRMFAGLKEVYRERFALAQRIAEERSRKAREDIREAVREEARRELAAETAVEQPVVPQSEAVDTIVSLPQMEELEQAVADAGLQSESAAELDALPESDSHWQQTFRLAQGSWFELKRGDDEQFRCRLAAVIRDIDQFIFVNRNGAKVAEFTRLELAHALRDAQLMPLDDGMLFERALQSVIGTVRKSRGEMK; from the coding sequence ATGAAAGACTCCCATTCCACAAAGGTGATTTCCCTGCACGAGGCTCAGCGCGAGCATCATGAGGCGAATCGCATTTCCCGGCTGCCGGCACAAGTCGCCGCAGTGAGTGAAAAAGCGCGGGGCATACTGGTGGAAAAGGCCAAGCAGGTATTTGCCAAGGTGGACGATTCTCTCTTTGCCATGGCAGAAAAGGCCCACGGTCGGGATGAGCAGGACGGCCTGTTTCAGGCGCTGAGGCTGTTGCGTGTTGAGCGCCGCAAAGTTGTTGAACAGTTTGCAGACAACTTCGCCCGAGCGTTTCTTGTTAAGGACCCGGCGAAAGTTGATGAAGATCCCTATTCAGCGGATAACCTGTCGCTGGTGCACAACGACGATCTCGAGCAGCTGGTGGCGGTGGATACCATGGTTGCCCATGCCAAACGCGCTTTCGCCGAACCCCTGACAGAAATTGCGCTGCGCCTGAATACCCTGTTGTCCGTAAAAATCTACGAAAAAAACAATCCCCTGGGCCCAGATGTTATTTGTGACGCATTTGTCGAGGCGTCCCGCGAACTCGATCTGCATATTCGCGCACGCCTCACTCTGCTGAAAAAATTCGAGCAGCTGGTGATGCTGGACCTGGGCAAGCTCTACGACCAGTGTAACGACCTGTTGATCGAGCAAGGCGTGCTGCCTTCACTAAGGCAGCAACGTCGTAACGGACGCCCCTCGCGTCCGGGGCAGCCCCAGCCTGCGCAAGGTGCCGTTGTTACCGCCGGGGTCGTAGCTGCCCAGCCTCAGACCGGCAACCTTGGCACTGCAATGGGCGGCGCTTCAACGGCGGGCGCCGCGACCGGGGTTCACGGGCTTGTTCCCCTGGGAACGGGTGTTGTGCCGATGGGTGCCCAGGACCTGCTTTCCCATCTTGGCGCGCTACAGACGTTGGTGCCGCAGAATTATGCCGAGGGTGGAATTGAGCTGCTGAATATCAATCACCTGCTCCAGCAGCGTCTTGTGGATTCGCAGCAGTCCGCCGCTTTGGCAAAGATGGACAGTGACATCATCAAACTGGTGGAAATGCTGTTCTCGTTCATTCTTGAAGATCGCAACCTTGCGGAACCCATCAAGTCGCAGCTCGGGCGTCTACAGCTACCACTGCTCAAGGTGGCGATCGCCGACAAGTCCTTTTTCAGCAAAGGCGGGCACCCTGCACGCAGGTTACTGAATGAACTGGCGGACGCCGCCACCGGCTGGCAGGCGAAGGCTGACCACGAGTCCGATCCGCTGTTCAAGAAGATCAGTGAAGTGGTTGCGCGGGTGCTGGCGGAATTTGACCGGGATATCAATATCTTCTCCCTGTTGCTTGAGTCCTTCCGGGAGTTCATTCAGCGTGAGCGCAAACGTGCGCAGAAGCTGGAGCAGCGCATCGTCGATGAGGCCGACGGCAAGGCCAAGGCCCAGGCGGCTCGCGCCCGGGTTGCCGCGGTGATGGATGCACTGATGGCCGAGCGCGACCTGCCGCCGGTGGTTGGCGAGTGGCTGGAAAAAGTCTGGTCCAACATGTTGTTCCTCACCTGCATTAAAGAGGGTACCAACAGCGAAAGCTGGAGCCGGGATGTGCGTACGGCCCGTGATCTGGTGTGGAGCGTGCATGCGCCGATGCCGGAAAGTCGCAAGCAGTTGCTCGGGTTACTACCCGCACTTCAGGAGCGACTGAAAGTTGGGGTAGATACGGTTTCCCTGAACAGCTTCGATGCCCGACGGATGTTTGCCGGATTGAAAGAGGTCTATCGCGAGAGGTTTGCGCTGGCGCAGCGCATTGCCGAAGAGCGTAGCCGCAAGGCCCGCGAGGATATTCGGGAGGCTGTACGCGAAGAGGCCCGACGTGAATTGGCCGCAGAAACGGCGGTTGAACAGCCAGTTGTTCCCCAGTCAGAAGCGGTCGACACAATTGTTTCGCTTCCGCAAATGGAAGAATTGGAACAGGCGGTGGCAGATGCTGGATTGCAGTCTGAATCTGCCGCGGAGCTGGACGCACTGCCGGAGTCGGACTCTCACTGGCAACAGACCTTTCGTCTGGCACAGGGCAGCTGGTTCGAACTCAAGCGTGGTGATGACGAGCAATTTCGCTGCCGGCTGGCGGCGGTGATCCGGGATATCGATCAATTTATCTTCGTGAACCGCAACGGCGCAAAAGTCGCTGAGTTTACCCGCCTGGAGCTGGCTCATGCCCTGCGCGACGCACAACTGATGCCATTGGATGACGGCATGCTGTTTGAGCGTGCACTGCAGTCGGTCATAGGCACTGTGCGCAAATCCCGTGGAGAAATGAAGTAA
- a CDS encoding DUF1631 domain-containing protein, producing the protein MSKDDMDNNIKELFVITNGGKSGTGRTAGKPAAATSRQLSKTVNLVSQKAVEWLQARAGEVFAQVDDSLFGMAEKAHQQEEQDRLFHAIRALRVELSNLVDGFCDGVQERFHSPKNDIPGEEAALESSKLKNLSLVNDDDLEQQVAIRTMVANIKRDHAEAIASLSLRLDTLLPSKIYDENLPLGPGAVCAAFTDVLGDVEMAPRARMTVLKKFELHLINRLGELLDSSNRLLVEQGVLPTIEDPLRRQGRKPARGQATASGATPEAPAGESSTFSAQAEAGQVPYGQAGQLQMQAAYSGAASGGPGSAQAGNYAPGLMPLGSGAAPMATPALLQHLGQLQMGLPMQSGATGQLVNVTQMLEERLVAAKQSASLHELDSEVIRLVDMLFSFMLEDRNLAEPIKVQLIRLQLPMLKLAVADKGFFSKGGHPARRLLNELADAAIGWQPSENYLNDPLYREVCTIVEGVLAEYDQDDDVFERLLESFREFTARERKRAAVMERRTIDEAQGTARVEAAKARVAAVFDALTAERNLPKIVHEWLNRVWSSVLFRACLKEGTESGVWRQHVLTARDLIWSVVAPMPESSGKIQRLLPDLKKRLTDGAQSLSLSAGDQQRLKGGLEVLYRERQKLGERVESERERRTRERLVQELRREADSIIAIPDTEETVLVPPQTEAAQSVLDDARELPAGQPALPEVEEIQLAVTEARVSPPVALKPLPQDDSHWQETYHLKDSWFLLRNPEKLPVRCRLAAIIKDLDQFMFVNRAGAKVGVYSRLELAHALRNEELLPLEKGPLFERALEYVVGNCGESKIAISF; encoded by the coding sequence GTGAGCAAGGACGATATGGATAACAATATAAAAGAACTATTTGTCATCACCAATGGCGGAAAGAGTGGTACTGGGCGTACCGCTGGAAAGCCTGCCGCGGCTACCAGCCGGCAGTTATCCAAAACGGTGAATCTGGTGAGCCAGAAGGCGGTGGAGTGGTTGCAGGCGAGGGCGGGTGAGGTTTTTGCCCAAGTCGACGATTCTCTGTTTGGCATGGCCGAAAAGGCCCATCAGCAGGAAGAGCAAGACCGGCTATTTCACGCCATTCGCGCACTGCGGGTCGAATTGAGCAATCTGGTGGATGGTTTCTGTGACGGTGTACAGGAGCGATTTCACTCTCCGAAAAATGATATTCCCGGCGAAGAAGCTGCGCTGGAGTCTTCTAAACTCAAAAACCTGTCGCTAGTCAATGATGACGACCTGGAGCAGCAGGTGGCCATCCGCACCATGGTGGCAAACATCAAGCGTGATCACGCCGAGGCCATCGCCTCGCTGTCCCTTCGCCTGGATACCTTGCTGCCGAGCAAAATCTACGACGAAAACCTGCCTCTTGGTCCGGGGGCCGTGTGTGCAGCTTTCACTGATGTGCTCGGTGATGTGGAAATGGCGCCGCGGGCGCGAATGACGGTCCTGAAAAAATTCGAACTGCATTTGATCAATCGTCTCGGTGAATTGCTGGATTCCAGCAATCGTCTTTTGGTGGAGCAGGGTGTACTGCCTACGATTGAAGACCCCCTGCGCCGCCAGGGCAGGAAACCCGCCCGGGGCCAGGCTACGGCCTCAGGTGCCACACCTGAAGCGCCTGCCGGTGAGTCGTCGACGTTTTCCGCCCAGGCAGAGGCGGGTCAGGTGCCCTACGGTCAAGCGGGCCAGCTACAGATGCAGGCGGCCTATTCAGGGGCCGCCAGTGGTGGTCCCGGTTCGGCACAGGCTGGAAACTATGCTCCGGGTCTGATGCCTCTGGGATCCGGTGCCGCGCCAATGGCGACACCGGCACTTTTGCAGCACCTCGGTCAGTTGCAAATGGGTTTGCCGATGCAGTCTGGCGCGACCGGACAGCTGGTAAATGTCACCCAGATGCTCGAAGAGCGACTGGTCGCCGCCAAGCAGTCCGCATCTCTGCACGAACTGGACAGCGAAGTCATTCGGCTGGTGGATATGCTGTTTTCGTTCATGCTCGAAGATCGCAACCTCGCCGAGCCCATCAAGGTGCAGTTGATTCGTTTGCAGCTGCCGATGCTGAAATTGGCCGTGGCGGACAAGGGGTTCTTTTCCAAGGGCGGGCACCCGGCTCGGCGGCTGTTGAATGAGCTGGCGGATGCAGCAATTGGCTGGCAACCCAGCGAAAATTACCTGAATGATCCGCTGTATCGGGAAGTTTGCACCATCGTCGAAGGCGTACTGGCTGAATACGATCAGGATGACGATGTTTTCGAACGTCTGCTGGAGAGTTTTCGGGAGTTTACTGCGCGAGAGCGCAAGCGAGCGGCCGTTATGGAGCGGCGCACCATCGACGAAGCTCAGGGCACAGCAAGAGTCGAGGCGGCGAAAGCACGTGTCGCTGCGGTATTCGATGCGCTGACTGCGGAGCGAAACCTGCCAAAAATTGTGCACGAATGGCTGAACAGGGTTTGGAGTAGTGTGCTTTTCCGCGCCTGCCTGAAAGAGGGAACAGAGAGCGGCGTATGGCGGCAACATGTGCTCACTGCAAGGGATCTGATCTGGAGTGTCGTTGCGCCGATGCCGGAAAGCAGTGGCAAAATACAGCGTTTACTGCCTGACCTGAAAAAGCGTCTGACCGATGGGGCCCAGTCCCTGTCTTTGAGTGCTGGGGACCAGCAGCGGCTGAAGGGCGGTCTTGAGGTATTGTACCGGGAGCGGCAGAAACTGGGTGAGCGTGTAGAATCCGAGCGCGAGCGACGGACTCGTGAGCGGCTGGTGCAGGAGTTGCGCCGGGAGGCGGATAGTATTATCGCTATTCCTGATACCGAGGAAACGGTTCTGGTTCCCCCGCAAACAGAGGCTGCACAATCCGTACTGGATGATGCCCGAGAGTTGCCCGCCGGTCAGCCGGCGCTGCCGGAGGTGGAGGAAATCCAGCTGGCGGTAACCGAGGCTCGGGTGTCTCCGCCGGTAGCCCTGAAGCCTTTGCCCCAGGACGACAGTCACTGGCAAGAGACTTATCACCTCAAGGACAGCTGGTTCCTGTTGCGGAATCCGGAAAAACTGCCGGTGCGCTGTCGTCTTGCGGCCATTATCAAGGATCTGGATCAGTTCATGTTCGTCAACCGCGCAGGGGCCAAAGTGGGCGTTTACTCTCGTCTGGAGCTGGCGCACGCGTTGAGAAACGAAGAGCTGCTCCCGCTGGAGAAGGGGCCGCTGTTTGAGCGGGCCCTGGAGTATGTGGTTGGCAATTGCGGTGAGAGCAAAATCGCCATCAGCTTCTGA
- the ampD gene encoding 1,6-anhydro-N-acetylmuramyl-L-alanine amidase AmpD: MEYQVQSGWLRGVRRVPSPHCNSRPDDAEVDLLVIHSISLPPGEYGGSYIDEFFLGHLDIDAHPYFSEIGTLRVSAHLLINRDGLVTQYVPFDGRAWHAGQSTFCGRENCNDFSIGIELEGLETDTFTEAQYRSLAEVSVAIMKAYPAIDKTRITGHSDIAPGRKLDPGPGFDWTRYFLRLDQLTGDAPSE; the protein is encoded by the coding sequence GTGGAATATCAGGTCCAGTCAGGATGGTTACGCGGTGTACGCCGGGTGCCCAGCCCTCACTGCAACAGTCGCCCCGACGATGCAGAAGTGGATCTGTTGGTGATTCACAGTATCAGCCTGCCGCCGGGTGAGTATGGTGGATCCTACATTGATGAATTCTTTCTAGGCCACCTTGATATAGATGCCCACCCCTATTTTTCCGAAATTGGTACCTTACGGGTATCTGCTCACCTATTGATCAATCGCGATGGGCTTGTCACCCAGTATGTTCCCTTTGATGGACGTGCGTGGCACGCTGGACAGTCGACGTTTTGTGGGCGGGAAAACTGTAATGATTTTTCCATCGGCATAGAGTTGGAGGGGTTGGAAACAGACACCTTTACCGAAGCGCAATACAGGTCCTTGGCGGAGGTGTCGGTTGCCATCATGAAGGCTTATCCGGCGATTGATAAAACCAGAATTACCGGCCACTCGGATATTGCACCGGGGCGGAAGCTCGATCCTGGTCCGGGGTTTGACTGGACACGGTATTTCCTGCGCCTGGATCAGCTCACTGGTGATGCTCCGTCAGAATAA